From Virgibacillus ihumii, the proteins below share one genomic window:
- a CDS encoding Crp/Fnr family transcriptional regulator, translating to MFNWSQYSHYAEVKKLRKNIVLFRQGDVSSGFYYLLEGKIMISVLREDGYERIIDFVFPGSLTGEQMIYGTASFTTATLMMDSTLYYFSKGQFERLTGKHPETSRQFSYSLIQKIRMLATINTILNAPIEVQLSYFLMNLYEKKGDKTINVTQTSMANYIGKSRVAVWKVLKEWRSEGIIEISNQTFILKDIEKLREKQR from the coding sequence TTGTTTAACTGGTCTCAATACTCCCATTATGCGGAAGTTAAAAAGTTGAGAAAAAACATTGTATTATTCAGACAGGGTGATGTATCAAGCGGTTTTTATTACTTACTGGAAGGAAAAATTATGATAAGTGTGTTACGTGAGGATGGATATGAACGCATTATAGACTTCGTCTTTCCAGGCTCGCTCACAGGAGAACAAATGATTTACGGCACTGCCTCCTTCACTACCGCAACATTGATGATGGATTCGACGCTTTATTATTTTTCAAAAGGCCAGTTTGAACGTTTGACAGGCAAACATCCTGAGACGTCCAGGCAATTTAGCTATTCACTTATCCAGAAAATTCGTATGCTGGCAACTATAAACACAATCTTAAACGCACCTATTGAAGTACAACTATCATATTTTCTAATGAATCTGTATGAGAAAAAAGGAGATAAAACGATTAATGTAACACAAACATCCATGGCAAATTATATTGGAAAATCGAGGGTTGCTGTTTGGAAAGTTTTGAAGGAGTGGCGCAGTGAAGGTATTATCGAAATTTCGAATCAAACATTTATATTGAAAGATATTGAAAAGCTTAGAGAAAAGCAAAGGTAA
- a CDS encoding Crp/Fnr family transcriptional regulator, translating into MSNLFMQTSSWIPYLKYGERNYYKRKSVIYQEKEDGCNGFYYLKQGLVKVSSTIHTGEENIIDIVCNEKSFGEQSVDGELYFSTATAIEDSVVYFFPYKNIEPVLERDAQFKMLIYTNLTEKLKTLSNNVLFHTLHSEKLLARTILTLREKFVSKQIPFTQQELCCYTNLNRTTIYNIFKKWDNDVVYLTNRNIIINNTEALIEIAAI; encoded by the coding sequence ATGTCTAATTTGTTTATGCAAACTAGCAGTTGGATTCCTTATCTTAAATATGGAGAAAGAAATTATTACAAACGAAAATCAGTAATCTATCAAGAAAAAGAAGACGGTTGCAACGGGTTTTATTATTTGAAACAAGGCTTGGTCAAGGTATCATCGACAATCCACACTGGAGAAGAGAATATCATTGATATTGTTTGTAATGAAAAGTCTTTTGGTGAACAGTCAGTAGATGGCGAACTTTACTTTTCAACTGCAACGGCCATCGAGGACAGCGTTGTATATTTTTTTCCTTATAAAAATATTGAGCCAGTTCTGGAAAGAGACGCTCAGTTTAAAATGCTAATCTATACTAATCTAACAGAAAAGTTGAAAACTCTATCAAATAATGTTCTATTCCATACGTTACACTCCGAAAAATTACTGGCCAGAACGATATTAACTTTAAGGGAAAAGTTTGTAAGCAAGCAGATTCCATTTACTCAACAGGAACTTTGTTGTTATACAAATCTGAACCGAACAACAATATATAATATATTTAAAAAATGGGATAATGATGTGGTGTATTTGACAAATCGTAATATTATCATTAATAACACTGAAGCACTTATAGAAATAGCTGCCATTTGA